In Anopheles gambiae chromosome 2, idAnoGambNW_F1_1, whole genome shotgun sequence, a single window of DNA contains:
- the LOC133392180 gene encoding uncharacterized protein LOC133392180 isoform X1, translating into MQFINGLMNVWTYMYLLGLFHQIRGQFKIVSFDNANVTHPSNGTGNVNFVQIKPIVARSSNESAGLSSKSMNESSRMLHQDSVPTNTIENRFIKLSIVNLTAAGDKTRERKIQQTVSNQRNINDVSFESRNKTQKPVTSTKFVTVVGYAKKSKIRSTTRAELDQKAKKSSTSLVDTEASSSRIRRNKYRNYKSRCRCDRIWNCVRIQISVARCAPDFFMCCF; encoded by the exons ATGCAATTTATAAA CGGCCTGATGAATGTATGGACGTATATGTACCTTTTGGGTCTGTTTCATCAAATCAGGGGACAATTCAAGATTGTCAGCTTTGACAATGCTAATGTAACGCATCCATCCAATGGAACTGGAAACGTCAACTTTGTCCAGATCAAACCAATAGTAGCTCGAAGCAGCAATGAATCCGCCGGTTTGTCTTCAAAATCAATGAATGAATCGTCAAGGATGCTTCATCAGGACAGTGTGCCAACGAACACTATCGAAAATAGATTTATAAAACTCTCCATCGTCAATTtgactgctgctggtgataaAACTCGCGAGCGTAAAATTCAACAAACGGTTTCGAATCAGCGCAATATAAACGATGTCTCCTTCGAGAGCCggaacaaaactcaaaaaccTGTGACAAGTACAAAATTTGTCACTGTTGTCGGTTACGCAAAAAAGAGTAAAATACGCTCCACCACGCGAGCGGAACTAGACCAGAAAGCAAAGAAATCATCTACGTCCCTAGTTGATACAGAAGCTTCTTCCAGTAGGATACGGCGGAACAAATATAGGAATTACAAATCACGCTGCCGTTGTGATCGTATATGGAACTGTGTTAGAATACAAATATCTGTTGCACGTTGCGCACCTGATTTTTTCATGTGCTGTTTTTAA
- the LOC133392180 gene encoding uncharacterized protein LOC133392180 isoform X2 yields MNVWTYMYLLGLFHQIRGQFKIVSFDNANVTHPSNGTGNVNFVQIKPIVARSSNESAGLSSKSMNESSRMLHQDSVPTNTIENRFIKLSIVNLTAAGDKTRERKIQQTVSNQRNINDVSFESRNKTQKPVTSTKFVTVVGYAKKSKIRSTTRAELDQKAKKSSTSLVDTEASSSRIRRNKYRNYKSRCRCDRIWNCVRIQISVARCAPDFFMCCF; encoded by the coding sequence ATGAATGTATGGACGTATATGTACCTTTTGGGTCTGTTTCATCAAATCAGGGGACAATTCAAGATTGTCAGCTTTGACAATGCTAATGTAACGCATCCATCCAATGGAACTGGAAACGTCAACTTTGTCCAGATCAAACCAATAGTAGCTCGAAGCAGCAATGAATCCGCCGGTTTGTCTTCAAAATCAATGAATGAATCGTCAAGGATGCTTCATCAGGACAGTGTGCCAACGAACACTATCGAAAATAGATTTATAAAACTCTCCATCGTCAATTtgactgctgctggtgataaAACTCGCGAGCGTAAAATTCAACAAACGGTTTCGAATCAGCGCAATATAAACGATGTCTCCTTCGAGAGCCggaacaaaactcaaaaaccTGTGACAAGTACAAAATTTGTCACTGTTGTCGGTTACGCAAAAAAGAGTAAAATACGCTCCACCACGCGAGCGGAACTAGACCAGAAAGCAAAGAAATCATCTACGTCCCTAGTTGATACAGAAGCTTCTTCCAGTAGGATACGGCGGAACAAATATAGGAATTACAAATCACGCTGCCGTTGTGATCGTATATGGAACTGTGTTAGAATACAAATATCTGTTGCACGTTGCGCACCTGATTTTTTCATGTGCTGTTTTTAA